CCCTCTCTCTTTTCCACGGGTGAGGTGACGAGCGTTCCGTATATCCCCTTTATCCCCGGGTTTTGCGGATGGCGGATATCGACGTTTTCATTGAGCCAATCTTTTATCTCGACGGCGCGCGCCGCGATCTGCGCCCTGTTTTCGGGCAGGACTTTGAGTCCGAGCTTTTCTTCTTCCACGAAGCACATAAAGGCGCCGCCGTAAGCCACGGCGACCTCGACTTCGCCGATGCCCTTGACTGGGACCCTGATGCCGTCCTCATAGACGAAGGAGGGGACGTTCGTAAACGCGACGCTCACCGCCCTGCCGCCGTGAACGTCGGCGGCGGCTGTGACGCGGCCGGCGGGCGTGTCCACCTTTATCACGGATACGCCGTCGTCAGGCACGGCGACGATGCCGGTATCTACGGCCATTTTTACGGCCCCGATCGTTGCGTGTCCGCACATGGTGCTCACGCCGCCGTTATAAATAAAAAAGAGCCCCATGTCGCCGTCGTCCGTCACCGGCGGCTGCAGGACGGCCCCGTACATGTCGTTGTGCCCGCGCGGCTCGCGCAGGATCATCTTGCGCAGGCCGTCATAGTTTTCCCTGAAATAATTCATCCTATCCAGCATACTCCGGCCCCTTATCTGGGGCAGCCCGGCCGTGACAAGCCTGACCGGCTCGCCGGCGGTGTGTCCGTCAATGATGTCGATCATGTATTTAAATTTCAGCATTCTCGGCGCTTCCTCCATACTTTAAATTTTCTCCGCGGCGCGGCGGGCGCTGTCGCCCGGCAAACGTTTTCAAG
The window above is part of the Cloacibacillus evryensis DSM 19522 genome. Proteins encoded here:
- a CDS encoding proline racemase family protein; the protein is MLKFKYMIDIIDGHTAGEPVRLVTAGLPQIRGRSMLDRMNYFRENYDGLRKMILREPRGHNDMYGAVLQPPVTDDGDMGLFFIYNGGVSTMCGHATIGAVKMAVDTGIVAVPDDGVSVIKVDTPAGRVTAAADVHGGRAVSVAFTNVPSFVYEDGIRVPVKGIGEVEVAVAYGGAFMCFVEEEKLGLKVLPENRAQIAARAVEIKDWLNENVDIRHPQNPGIKGIYGTLVTSPVEKREGGYESRSVCVVGEGAVDRSPCGVGTSARMALLIARGQMDKKDDFYSTSILGTEFVGSVAASEDVCGKEAIIPQIKGSAYISGFNKLVLDPSDPLPEGFFL